In Pseudobacter ginsenosidimutans, the following are encoded in one genomic region:
- a CDS encoding Gldg family protein codes for MKIIFKIARAELRYLFFSPIAWFVIIIFYATGLGIYFYALEQTSNYQEVLKDLQPDWAGFSSGIGKLLLDGVIGKLSNYMYLFIPLLTMGVINREVSNGTISLLYSSPVRTREIVLGKLLGLMLFNLMLIFVLVLVLLAVCIHVQLAEYYWYLSILLGMFLLINTFTAIGLFISCLTNYQIVAAVITFTVFFILSYISSFWQQYDLIRDITFYLSLSGKASAMIDGQISSRDIIYFISIIVLFTGFAIIRLKSLTESRPWTVAASRYTVLTLLVIVVGYCSSRPGYIAYADVTKNKLNTIHPATQEVLQQLDGAPLTVTLFTNLLDDNAAMGLPQARNSYLWGLWEPFTRFYPNIQFRYEYYYDIRDGDSAYYKKYPGKNLDDIMVIEAGILGIRPSLFKKGEEMRKTQDLSAEGMKLVMQLEYKGKKEFLRTYGSSWPAQENISATISRLTRKKEPRISFLTGHYERNPFSYAPRNFGAGTTYKRNSRSLLNNGVDTDTISLSNADIPTGIDALIIADPRSAYSKDEQQKVINWLNRGGNAIIFTEPGKQEILQPILNSIGVQADNGIIVRPNDHEVPHLFVNGLTNAGNHLAKEPAMELFQKYGLGGIVVAYEGALNLSVIDSSAFKAEPVIFHTGDDKTWIETGELVVDSAAPVFSPAAGDVQKEAYIIALKLTRKIGNKEQRIIVAGDADFMTIDRFNISRFIELGLYSWVLNNEYPIYANYPLPQDRYLEVKQATVKKMNWLIVYGGTGILLLTGIIILVRRKRK; via the coding sequence ATGAAAATCATATTTAAAATAGCGAGGGCAGAGCTCAGGTATTTGTTCTTTTCACCCATTGCATGGTTTGTGATCATCATTTTCTATGCAACAGGATTGGGCATTTATTTTTACGCACTGGAGCAAACGAGCAATTACCAGGAAGTGTTGAAAGACCTGCAACCTGATTGGGCTGGTTTTAGCTCTGGCATCGGCAAATTATTGCTGGATGGTGTGATCGGTAAGCTATCAAACTATATGTACCTGTTCATCCCATTACTCACCATGGGAGTGATCAACCGGGAAGTGAGCAACGGAACCATTAGTTTGCTGTATTCGTCCCCGGTGCGTACCAGGGAAATTGTATTGGGCAAATTGCTGGGGCTGATGCTATTCAATCTGATGCTGATATTCGTGTTGGTACTGGTGCTGCTGGCGGTTTGTATACATGTTCAATTGGCTGAATACTACTGGTACCTGTCGATTTTGCTGGGCATGTTCCTGCTCATTAATACCTTTACTGCAATAGGATTATTTATTTCCTGCCTCACCAATTATCAGATCGTGGCGGCTGTGATCACCTTCACGGTGTTCTTCATACTGTCTTATATTTCTTCGTTCTGGCAACAATACGACCTTATCAGGGATATTACCTTTTATCTCTCTTTGTCGGGCAAAGCCAGCGCCATGATTGACGGGCAGATCAGCAGCCGCGATATTATCTATTTTATTTCGATCATCGTTCTGTTCACTGGCTTCGCCATCATCAGGCTGAAAAGTCTGACTGAATCCAGGCCATGGACAGTAGCTGCATCAAGGTACACTGTGCTTACCCTGCTGGTGATTGTGGTAGGATACTGTAGTTCAAGACCCGGTTATATTGCTTATGCCGATGTAACTAAAAATAAACTCAATACCATTCATCCGGCAACACAGGAAGTGCTGCAGCAACTCGATGGCGCTCCGCTGACTGTAACCCTCTTCACCAATCTGCTGGATGATAATGCAGCGATGGGGTTACCCCAGGCAAGAAACAGTTATCTCTGGGGATTGTGGGAACCTTTTACCAGGTTTTATCCCAATATTCAATTTAGGTACGAATACTATTACGATATCAGGGATGGAGACAGTGCGTATTACAAAAAATACCCGGGCAAGAACCTGGATGATATCATGGTGATCGAAGCCGGAATACTGGGCATCCGTCCTTCTTTGTTTAAAAAAGGGGAAGAGATGCGAAAGACACAGGATCTGTCAGCCGAGGGTATGAAACTGGTGATGCAACTTGAATACAAGGGGAAGAAAGAATTCTTACGAACCTATGGTTCCAGCTGGCCCGCACAGGAAAATATCTCAGCCACTATCAGCCGGCTGACACGTAAAAAGGAGCCTCGTATCAGTTTTCTCACCGGACACTATGAAAGGAATCCCTTCAGCTATGCACCCAGAAATTTCGGAGCTGGCACCACTTACAAAAGGAACAGTCGCTCACTGCTGAACAATGGCGTGGATACCGATACCATTTCACTGTCAAATGCCGACATACCTACAGGGATAGACGCACTTATCATTGCCGATCCCAGGTCTGCTTATTCAAAGGATGAGCAGCAGAAGGTCATCAACTGGCTGAACAGGGGCGGGAATGCGATCATTTTCACAGAGCCAGGTAAACAGGAAATACTTCAACCCATATTGAACAGCATCGGTGTACAGGCAGACAACGGAATCATTGTTCGTCCTAACGACCATGAAGTACCCCATTTGTTTGTCAATGGACTCACCAATGCCGGCAATCATCTTGCTAAGGAACCTGCGATGGAACTGTTTCAAAAATATGGATTGGGAGGAATAGTGGTGGCCTATGAAGGTGCGCTGAATCTCAGTGTCATCGACAGCAGTGCTTTCAAAGCCGAGCCGGTCATTTTTCATACAGGTGATGATAAAACATGGATTGAAACTGGGGAACTGGTGGTTGATTCTGCCGCGCCCGTTTTTTCTCCTGCAGCCGGTGATGTGCAAAAAGAGGCTTATATCATTGCTTTGAAACTAACCCGGAAAATCGGTAACAAAGAGCAGCGCATCATTGTGGCTGGGGATGCTGATTTCATGACCATTGACCGTTTCAATATTTCAAGATTCATTGAACTCGGATTGTACAGTTGGGTGCTGAATAACGAGTACCCGATCTATGCAAACTATCCACTGCCGCAGGACAGGTACCTGGAAGTAAAGCAGGCAACAGTAAAAAAAATGAACTGGCTGATCGTATACGGAGGCACAGGCATACTGTTGCTCACAGGCATCATCATACTGGTGCGCAGGAAAAGAAAATAA
- a CDS encoding MutS-related protein has protein sequence MHEGKSVIFLTGANMAGKSTFLRAFSIAVYIAHMGFPVAAGAMEFSILDGFYTTINLPDNLGIGASHFYAEVLRVKKVATELSTGKSLFVVFDELFRGTNVKDAHEGTVAVTQAFADRKNSLFLISSHIVEAGEELSRKANIGFHYLPTRMNGVQPEYTYKLESGITDDRHGMIIIRNEGILETLANGKKKG, from the coding sequence ATGCATGAAGGCAAGTCGGTAATATTTCTCACCGGGGCAAATATGGCGGGCAAATCTACCTTTCTCAGGGCTTTCAGTATTGCTGTATACATAGCCCATATGGGTTTTCCGGTTGCTGCCGGGGCCATGGAGTTTTCCATACTCGATGGTTTCTATACCACCATCAATCTGCCGGATAATTTAGGCATTGGCGCCAGCCATTTTTATGCGGAAGTGTTACGGGTAAAAAAAGTAGCAACTGAATTAAGTACGGGCAAATCTTTGTTCGTGGTATTTGATGAATTGTTCAGAGGTACGAATGTAAAAGATGCGCATGAAGGTACGGTGGCAGTGACACAGGCATTTGCAGACAGGAAGAACAGTTTGTTCCTGATCTCGTCTCATATTGTTGAAGCAGGAGAGGAGTTGAGCCGGAAAGCAAATATAGGTTTTCACTACCTGCCAACACGCATGAATGGCGTGCAGCCTGAATATACCTACAAGCTGGAATCTGGCATCACCGACGACCGGCATGGTATGATCATTATCCGCAATGAAGGTATCCTTGAAACACTCGCCAACGGAAAAAAGAAAGGATGA
- a CDS encoding MutS-related protein, giving the protein MRFHIDKQSLDELNLLGRFRQGSVYFLFNQVKTRGGEQLLDKYFKSVLTDEQAINQRTAIFRFFEQAAIRFPFDAAQLVQMQEYIDAGGSSSRWYALANVMIKRTLSSLTRDERYKSMIQGLQATIVTLKKCLTTVELLCQLEGPYKQRVTEIRSILQQEELAALIDTDIYAGIKLSTVAGYDYLLKTKLNNELRQLLDFIAELDVYITVAQIAATNHFNYAVALPKQANVLRAANLKHPCIQNAVGNDIEMPPQSNVVFLTGANMAGKSTWMKSIGISMYLAHIGFPVAADSMEFSLREGIFSSINVADNIGLGYSHFYAEVVRVKTAADATCTGSHLLLMFDELFKGTNVKDAYDGTLAVTRAFAEYENCLFIVSTHIIEVGEALHDKENIQFRYMPTVLEGNIPRYTYQLKQGITEDRQGMMIIKNEGILELISTQS; this is encoded by the coding sequence ATGCGTTTTCATATAGACAAGCAGTCGCTGGATGAATTGAATCTCCTGGGAAGGTTCAGGCAGGGCTCTGTGTATTTTCTTTTCAACCAGGTGAAGACCCGCGGGGGAGAACAGTTGCTCGACAAGTATTTCAAATCAGTGCTGACCGATGAGCAGGCCATTAATCAACGTACTGCCATCTTCCGTTTTTTCGAACAGGCAGCCATTCGCTTCCCCTTCGATGCAGCGCAGCTGGTGCAGATGCAGGAGTACATCGATGCAGGTGGCAGCAGTAGTCGCTGGTATGCACTCGCCAATGTGATGATCAAAAGAACATTGTCATCCCTTACGCGCGACGAACGATACAAATCGATGATTCAGGGGCTGCAGGCAACTATTGTAACGCTGAAAAAATGCCTCACGACCGTGGAGTTGTTATGTCAGCTGGAAGGACCGTACAAACAACGTGTGACGGAGATCCGTTCCATTTTACAGCAGGAAGAGCTGGCCGCTCTCATCGACACAGATATTTATGCGGGTATCAAACTGAGCACGGTAGCCGGGTATGACTACCTGTTAAAAACCAAACTCAACAACGAATTACGGCAATTACTTGATTTCATTGCTGAGCTGGATGTGTATATCACCGTGGCCCAAATTGCAGCAACGAATCATTTCAATTATGCAGTGGCCCTTCCGAAACAAGCCAATGTTTTGCGGGCTGCCAATCTGAAGCATCCCTGCATTCAAAACGCTGTAGGGAATGATATAGAAATGCCGCCGCAAAGCAATGTGGTTTTTCTTACAGGGGCAAACATGGCAGGGAAATCTACCTGGATGAAATCGATCGGTATCAGTATGTACCTGGCTCATATCGGATTTCCTGTAGCAGCGGATTCGATGGAATTCTCCTTGCGGGAAGGAATATTTTCCAGTATTAATGTGGCCGACAATATCGGGTTGGGCTACAGCCATTTTTATGCGGAAGTAGTCCGGGTAAAAACGGCAGCTGATGCCACCTGCACTGGCAGTCACTTGTTACTCATGTTCGATGAACTGTTCAAAGGCACCAATGTGAAAGATGCTTATGATGGTACACTAGCCGTAACCCGCGCATTTGCTGAATATGAGAATTGTCTCTTCATCGTTTCCACCCATATCATCGAAGTGGGGGAAGCCCTCCATGACAAAGAAAATATTCAGTTCCGGTATATGCCTACCGTATTGGAAGGGAATATACCCCGCTATACGTACCAGTTGAAGCAGGGCATCACTGAAGACAGGCAGGGGATGATGATCATTAAGAACGAAGGAATCCTCGAACTAATTTCTACTCAATCCTAA
- a CDS encoding ABC transporter permease subunit — MTIILKIARAELRSLFYSPVAWIIIVVFFTVSAAFFAGQLMDVSRVQQLKLENEQGWTGFQGALSLNLFTNTIRQVLQYFFMFIPLLTMGSISRELSSGTMKLLSASPVRIREIILGKFTGLVLFGLVLLSAIAMLLFTGYFSIQDAEFAWYLSVLLGLFLLSATYMAIGLFLSSITSYQIVAALATFMTFVLLNMVGNIGQQYDLIRDITWFLSITGRTEQMLEGLITTRDVLYFVLIIALFLGLSMLAMKRRQESKSWLSFLHLNLGLIVIVLTLGYFSSRPAYTGYWDVTRNELNTIDTATRNILKELDGSPVTVTLYTNLLGEGTQAGLPVSRNAYMSGMWDRYIRFYPNIDFKYQYYYDIKKEDSSFLQSYPGKNIHQIAAQMARLYKVDTQDFKKPGEIDQLADFSEEPYRLIMELEYKGEKSFLRINGGSWPAEPNLSASVRRLLKDNMPKVLFTTGHYERSPWRNGEREYGKHTNLKMVESAMINIGMEADTISLRSNEIPEQTAILAIPDPKSVLEADEQKKILAYLEKGGNAIFYAEPGKQQLLNPLLQYLGVHIDKGILVKPGLHRSPALFDAYLNKTGNYMAREAYMQVFQQTGQNPAGAFFTGVNNISYRDTNGFKVEPIITLPGNDNIWIENGLFVADSAAPVFAFEEGDNRKEEYVLGVRLSRKLNHKEQRIVVVADADFMSAANNSGHSIGLGLYSWLVYNRYPVYTSVKQARDTRLTIGAGTGKAIWYLYVYILPGLLLLAGILIIVRRKRK, encoded by the coding sequence ATGACGATAATTTTGAAAATAGCCCGGGCTGAACTGAGGAGTCTTTTTTATTCGCCCGTTGCATGGATAATTATAGTAGTATTCTTTACTGTGTCGGCCGCCTTTTTTGCCGGCCAGCTGATGGATGTCTCCAGGGTGCAGCAGTTGAAGCTGGAGAACGAGCAAGGGTGGACGGGATTTCAAGGCGCACTTTCGCTTAACCTATTTACCAATACCATCAGGCAGGTACTCCAATATTTCTTTATGTTCATTCCCTTGCTCACAATGGGGAGCATCAGCAGGGAGCTGAGTTCGGGTACCATGAAATTGCTCAGTGCCTCACCGGTAAGGATCAGAGAAATCATACTGGGTAAATTTACTGGTTTGGTGCTTTTCGGTCTGGTATTGTTGTCAGCCATAGCCATGCTTTTATTTACCGGCTACTTCAGTATACAAGATGCTGAGTTTGCCTGGTACCTTTCCGTATTACTGGGTTTGTTTCTGTTGTCGGCTACCTATATGGCCATCGGACTTTTTCTTTCCAGCATTACCAGTTATCAGATAGTAGCGGCATTGGCCACTTTTATGACTTTCGTGTTGCTGAATATGGTCGGAAATATTGGTCAGCAGTATGATCTCATCAGGGATATTACCTGGTTTCTTTCCATCACCGGCAGAACAGAACAAATGCTGGAGGGATTGATCACCACAAGAGATGTTCTTTATTTCGTATTGATCATTGCGCTGTTCCTGGGTTTATCGATGCTGGCCATGAAACGCAGGCAGGAATCGAAAAGCTGGTTAAGTTTTCTGCATCTCAACCTGGGATTGATTGTTATAGTGTTAACCCTGGGATATTTTTCATCCAGACCAGCATACACAGGGTATTGGGATGTGACGAGAAATGAGCTGAACACCATCGATACTGCCACCCGGAATATTCTGAAGGAACTGGATGGATCACCTGTTACCGTTACGCTCTATACCAATCTGCTGGGAGAAGGAACGCAGGCAGGACTACCGGTATCCCGCAATGCATATATGTCTGGTATGTGGGACAGGTATATTCGCTTCTATCCGAATATCGATTTCAAATACCAGTACTATTACGATATTAAGAAAGAGGATAGTTCCTTTCTCCAATCCTATCCCGGAAAGAACATTCATCAGATCGCAGCACAAATGGCAAGACTGTACAAGGTAGATACGCAGGATTTTAAAAAGCCGGGAGAGATCGATCAGTTGGCAGACTTTTCTGAGGAACCTTATCGATTGATCATGGAGTTGGAGTATAAGGGGGAGAAATCATTTTTAAGAATTAACGGTGGTAGCTGGCCAGCCGAGCCGAACCTGTCTGCTTCGGTGAGGCGACTGCTGAAAGACAATATGCCGAAAGTGCTGTTCACGACAGGGCATTATGAACGAAGCCCCTGGCGAAACGGAGAGCGTGAGTACGGTAAACATACTAACCTGAAGATGGTGGAGTCGGCAATGATAAATATCGGGATGGAGGCAGATACCATCTCCCTGCGCAGTAATGAAATTCCTGAACAGACAGCTATATTAGCCATCCCCGATCCGAAATCAGTTTTGGAGGCAGATGAACAAAAAAAGATCCTTGCGTATCTGGAAAAGGGTGGGAATGCCATTTTCTATGCAGAGCCGGGCAAGCAGCAATTGCTGAACCCGCTGCTACAATATCTGGGTGTTCATATCGATAAAGGGATATTGGTAAAGCCAGGACTGCATCGATCGCCTGCCTTGTTTGATGCATACCTGAATAAAACCGGCAATTATATGGCCCGGGAAGCTTATATGCAGGTCTTTCAGCAAACGGGACAAAATCCTGCCGGCGCATTCTTTACCGGCGTAAATAATATCAGCTACAGGGATACGAATGGTTTCAAAGTGGAACCGATCATAACCCTGCCAGGAAATGATAATATATGGATAGAAAACGGATTGTTTGTAGCTGATTCGGCTGCGCCTGTATTTGCATTTGAAGAAGGAGATAACAGGAAAGAGGAATATGTGTTGGGGGTGAGGCTTAGCCGGAAACTGAATCATAAAGAGCAGCGAATTGTAGTGGTGGCAGATGCTGATTTTATGTCGGCGGCAAACAATAGCGGCCATTCGATCGGGCTTGGGTTGTACAGCTGGCTTGTGTATAACCGATACCCGGTTTATACAAGTGTAAAACAGGCCAGGGATACCAGGCTTACGATTGGCGCTGGTACAGGGAAAGCCATCTGGTACCTGTATGTGTATATTTTACCAGGGTTGTTGCTGTTGGCGGGTATTCTTATCATCGTACGGAGAAAACGCAAATAG
- a CDS encoding RNA polymerase sigma factor, whose product MFLSRDDLSMDTYTLHTDEQLAVLLGEGNRGAFTEIYNRYKGILFVHAFRRLEDRAQAEDVLHDLFAALWAGRTELHIHSGNLGGYLYAAIRNRILKSYARDANAGLYISSIASAIDSGTATTDHRVRENQLRQHIEKEIALLPEKMREVFILSRTNHLSHKEIAGQLGLSEKTVKNHINHALKLLRKKLGVLRFIYLLMFY is encoded by the coding sequence TTGTTCCTTTCCAGGGATGATTTATCGATGGATACCTACACGCTACATACTGACGAACAGTTGGCCGTTCTTCTTGGAGAAGGGAACCGTGGCGCCTTTACCGAGATTTACAATCGCTACAAGGGTATTCTCTTCGTACATGCCTTCAGAAGGTTGGAAGACCGGGCACAAGCGGAAGATGTGCTGCATGACCTCTTTGCTGCCCTCTGGGCAGGGAGGACCGAACTGCATATCCATTCGGGAAACCTTGGGGGATATCTCTATGCAGCCATCCGCAACAGGATACTGAAGAGCTATGCCAGAGATGCAAATGCCGGCCTTTATATTTCTTCCATCGCAAGTGCCATTGACAGCGGGACTGCAACTACAGACCATCGGGTGCGCGAAAACCAGCTTCGCCAGCACATAGAAAAAGAGATCGCACTCCTGCCAGAAAAAATGAGGGAAGTGTTCATCCTCAGCAGGACAAACCACCTTAGCCATAAAGAGATCGCCGGACAGCTTGGCCTCAGCGAAAAGACGGTGAAGAACCATATCAATCATGCCCTGAAGCTCCTGCGCAAAAAACTCGGCGTACTGCGCTTTATCTACTTGTTGATGTTCTATTAA
- a CDS encoding FecR family protein: MEKENIKPLLERYLQGNASPSEVELLETWYLDFQGKDDNEIDHAMIEASTNRIWQRLQQSQTKTARLWPRIAVAASLLLAILTAVYFIFRSDHAAIPVVQKYDLPPGKDGATLTLADGRKIPIGEVRSGNIAEESGVRIFKDSVGQLVYEATKQAGDGQAFNILSTASGQQTRLRLPDGSLVFLNAGSSLRYPTHFNGNTKREVSLSGEGYFQVASDRSRPFIVKSQGQQVEVLGTAFNILAYDDRKIRTTLLEGTVAITTGEKKTVLRPGQQALVQDGIISVKEVEAEYEIAWKEGFFLFNGDSLEDIMDRIGKWYDVKVVFADPALKGEKFTGTVSRFEHISKALAILEKTKVASFYLSDRTVTVTRRP; the protein is encoded by the coding sequence ATGGAAAAGGAAAATATAAAACCATTACTCGAAAGATACCTCCAGGGGAACGCCAGCCCATCGGAGGTTGAACTGCTGGAGACATGGTACCTGGACTTCCAGGGAAAGGACGATAATGAAATCGATCATGCCATGATCGAAGCATCCACCAACAGGATCTGGCAAAGGCTCCAACAGTCACAGACCAAAACTGCCCGACTCTGGCCGCGCATTGCCGTAGCCGCCTCCCTTCTGTTAGCCATTCTTACCGCAGTCTATTTCATTTTCCGTTCTGATCATGCAGCGATTCCGGTAGTACAGAAATATGATCTTCCTCCCGGAAAGGATGGAGCAACACTTACGCTGGCTGATGGTAGAAAAATTCCTATTGGCGAAGTTCGTTCCGGAAATATTGCAGAAGAAAGTGGAGTACGCATTTTCAAGGATAGCGTTGGACAACTGGTCTATGAAGCAACAAAGCAGGCCGGAGATGGCCAGGCCTTCAACATACTTTCCACCGCTTCCGGACAACAGACCCGGCTGCGTCTTCCCGATGGTTCCCTTGTCTTTCTCAATGCAGGTTCATCCCTGAGGTATCCGACACATTTTAATGGAAATACCAAACGGGAAGTAAGTCTTTCCGGCGAAGGTTATTTTCAGGTGGCAAGTGATCGCAGTCGTCCATTCATCGTCAAATCCCAGGGCCAGCAGGTGGAAGTTCTAGGTACAGCGTTCAATATACTGGCATACGATGATCGAAAGATCAGGACCACCCTGCTGGAAGGAACCGTGGCCATAACTACAGGTGAAAAGAAAACAGTGCTCAGGCCGGGACAGCAGGCATTGGTTCAGGACGGCATTATCTCCGTAAAAGAAGTAGAGGCTGAATATGAGATCGCGTGGAAGGAAGGGTTTTTCCTCTTCAACGGTGACTCGCTCGAAGACATCATGGACAGGATCGGCAAATGGTATGATGTGAAGGTCGTGTTTGCGGACCCTGCATTGAAAGGAGAAAAATTCACCGGTACCGTCAGCAGGTTCGAGCATATCTCCAAAGCACTTGCCATACTCGAAAAAACTAAGGTTGCCTCTTTTTACCTAAGTGATCGAACGGTCACGGTAACGAGAAGGCCTTGA